From one Sphingomonas xanthus genomic stretch:
- a CDS encoding sensor histidine kinase — MASDIDLARNDETDLVLTWSGRWTLTHRILAVNVLTLVLVLLAILYLDSYRNRLERERVHKVEAMTEFAAVALAEVPPARREALMATLSRQSSARLRLYSADGTLAHDSWTVTGPTYRLRDPTTQKWTKDVARALDRGFNALVGEKNDEDFVEPEVDNAAAWEEVVAARSSGKAHTAIRQAPELTPVFSAAAPVGDGSILLISDNDRSFTRTVRKQRGSLLIALAVVLLLSVLLSLFLARTIVQPLRRIALAAHRVRLGRAREVRVPRLPSRSDEIGLLARSVSDMSQSLRHRIDNIEAFAADVTHELKNPLASLRSAIDGLERIEDPALRNQLVDVIRQDVVRLDRLIGDIGEAARTDAELARARFEPVDLGDLIGQLVSSWETRRETGDVRIAFARPRRASALVMGEPSRLARAIDNLIDNAISFSPPGGLVEIAATHVGDRILVRIDDEGPGVPEQLREAIFNRFHSVRPEAESFGRHSGLGLAIARAIVEGHDGEIDVADRDDAPSGARFTITLKAADRA; from the coding sequence ATGGCGTCGGATATCGATTTGGCGAGGAATGACGAGACCGACCTCGTCCTGACCTGGTCGGGACGATGGACGCTTACGCACCGCATCCTGGCGGTGAACGTGCTGACGCTCGTGCTCGTTCTGCTCGCCATCCTGTACCTCGACAGCTACCGCAACCGGCTTGAGCGTGAGCGGGTGCACAAGGTCGAGGCGATGACCGAGTTCGCCGCAGTTGCGCTGGCTGAGGTTCCGCCAGCGCGGCGCGAAGCTTTGATGGCGACATTGTCGCGGCAAAGCAGCGCGCGCCTTCGGCTCTATTCGGCCGACGGCACGCTGGCGCACGACAGCTGGACCGTCACCGGCCCCACCTATCGCCTGCGCGACCCGACTACCCAGAAATGGACGAAGGATGTGGCCCGGGCGCTCGACCGCGGTTTCAATGCGCTGGTCGGCGAAAAGAATGACGAGGATTTCGTCGAGCCCGAGGTCGACAATGCGGCGGCCTGGGAGGAAGTTGTTGCCGCACGGTCCAGCGGCAAGGCCCACACCGCCATTCGCCAGGCGCCCGAGCTGACCCCGGTTTTTTCTGCCGCCGCGCCCGTCGGCGACGGGTCGATCCTGTTGATCAGCGACAATGACCGATCCTTTACCCGCACCGTGCGAAAGCAGCGCGGGTCCCTGCTGATCGCCCTTGCGGTCGTGCTACTGCTGTCGGTGCTGTTGTCGTTGTTCCTGGCCCGGACCATCGTCCAGCCGCTGCGCCGGATCGCCTTGGCCGCGCATCGGGTCCGGCTTGGCCGCGCCCGGGAGGTTCGGGTGCCGCGCCTGCCTTCGCGCAGCGACGAGATCGGCCTACTTGCCCGATCGGTGAGCGACATGAGCCAGTCGCTGCGACATCGGATCGACAATATCGAAGCTTTTGCCGCCGACGTTACCCATGAGCTCAAGAACCCGCTGGCATCGCTCCGTTCGGCGATCGACGGCCTCGAACGGATCGAGGATCCTGCACTGCGCAACCAGCTGGTCGATGTGATCCGCCAGGACGTGGTCAGGCTCGACCGGTTGATCGGCGACATTGGCGAGGCGGCCCGCACTGACGCGGAACTCGCCCGGGCCCGCTTCGAACCCGTCGACCTCGGCGATCTCATCGGTCAACTGGTTTCGTCATGGGAAACCCGCCGCGAAACCGGCGACGTGCGGATCGCCTTTGCCCGACCGCGCCGCGCGAGCGCGCTGGTCATGGGCGAACCTAGTCGCCTGGCCCGCGCGATCGACAATCTGATCGACAATGCGATCAGTTTTTCTCCGCCTGGCGGGCTGGTGGAAATAGCTGCGACACATGTCGGCGACCGAATCTTGGTGCGCATCGACGACGAAGGCCCGGGTGTCCCGGAACAGCTGCGCGAAGCGATCTTCAATCGCTTTCATTCGGTTCGTCCCGAAGCGGAAAGCTTCGGCCGCCATTCTGGGCTCGGCCTTGCGATCGCCCGAGCGATCGTTGAAGGCCATGACGGGGAGATTGACGTGGCCGACCGCGATGATGCGCCATCAGGCGCCCGCTTCACCATTACCTTGAAGGCTGCCGACCGGGCATGA
- a CDS encoding HPr family phosphocarrier protein — protein sequence MSGRSKTIKITNRRGLHARASAKFVNLASGLAARIEVEKDGNRVVGTSIMGLMMLGAAMGDRITIHCEGEGCDEAMRELTALVEGKFGEE from the coding sequence TTGAGCGGCCGGTCGAAGACGATCAAGATTACCAATCGTCGCGGGCTGCACGCCCGGGCGAGCGCCAAGTTCGTCAACCTCGCATCGGGCCTAGCTGCCCGAATCGAGGTCGAAAAGGACGGCAACCGCGTGGTCGGCACGTCGATCATGGGATTGATGATGCTGGGGGCGGCCATGGGGGACCGAATCACTATCCACTGCGAAGGCGAGGGCTGCGACGAGGCGATGCGCGAGCTGACGGCCTTGGTGGAAGGCAAGTTCGGCGAGGAGTAG
- a CDS encoding helix-turn-helix domain-containing protein translates to MEDPKNRPELLASMSPEELRRHMRLLGYKTQADLAQAIGVSRSAVSLWLEGKVGVPRPVAMLLRMLLQALRRAY, encoded by the coding sequence ATGGAGGATCCGAAAAACCGGCCCGAGTTACTCGCCTCCATGTCGCCGGAGGAGCTTCGCCGGCACATGCGGCTGCTCGGCTACAAGACTCAGGCGGACCTGGCCCAAGCGATCGGCGTGAGCCGCTCGGCGGTCAGCCTGTGGCTGGAAGGCAAGGTCGGCGTCCCCCGCCCCGTCGCCATGTTACTGCGCATGCTCCTCCAGGCGCTGCGACGCGCCTATTAG
- the rapZ gene encoding RNase adapter RapZ: protein MADPAKSLPRLLLVTGMSGAGKSTVLDALEDMGWDCVDNLPTAMLHDFVHGERQEQRSVPIAVGMDVRSRGFDPTALPSQLRAIEGVTPEILYLDCAGTELIRRYDETRRRHPLAPDRPAEDGISRERGATSPLRQMADTVLDTTDLRPTELRDELRCRYGGEVDQLVLTISSFGFARGISRTADLVFDLRFVDNPHWIEELRPLTGLDQAVQDHCRRDSAWSPTLDQVEALLQNLIPRYWAAGKSYLTVAFGCTGGRHRSVAAATEMAKRLRDAGFSPIVRHRDLASPPSDTIEESPRRSRARAK, encoded by the coding sequence ATGGCCGATCCCGCAAAGTCCCTGCCCCGGCTGCTGCTTGTCACCGGCATGTCCGGCGCCGGCAAGTCGACCGTTCTCGATGCGCTTGAGGACATGGGCTGGGATTGTGTCGACAACCTGCCCACCGCCATGCTCCATGATTTCGTCCATGGCGAGCGACAGGAGCAGCGCTCGGTGCCGATCGCGGTCGGCATGGACGTCCGCAGCCGGGGGTTCGATCCCACCGCGCTGCCGTCACAGCTGCGCGCAATCGAGGGGGTAACGCCAGAGATTCTCTACCTCGACTGCGCGGGGACCGAATTGATTCGGCGCTACGACGAAACCCGCCGGCGCCACCCGCTTGCCCCCGACCGGCCCGCAGAGGACGGCATCTCCCGGGAGCGTGGTGCGACCTCGCCCTTGCGCCAAATGGCCGACACGGTACTCGACACCACCGACCTGAGGCCGACCGAACTGCGCGACGAACTGCGGTGCCGTTATGGCGGCGAAGTCGACCAGCTGGTGCTGACCATTTCCTCTTTCGGTTTTGCCCGCGGCATTTCGCGGACCGCGGACCTGGTGTTCGACCTGCGCTTCGTCGACAACCCGCACTGGATCGAGGAATTGCGGCCGCTGACCGGGCTTGACCAGGCCGTACAGGACCATTGTCGGCGAGACTCGGCTTGGTCCCCGACGCTCGATCAGGTCGAGGCCCTGTTGCAAAATCTGATTCCCCGCTATTGGGCCGCTGGCAAAAGCTATCTCACCGTGGCGTTCGGATGCACCGGTGGGCGCCACCGGTCGGTGGCGGCGGCGACCGAAATGGCGAAGCGGTTGCGCGACGCGGGATTTTCCCCGATTGTCCGTCACCGCGACCTCGCTTCGCCACCGAGTGATACGATTGAAGAGTCCCCGCGAAGATCCAGGGCGCGGGCCAAGTGA
- a CDS encoding PilZ domain-containing protein, with protein sequence MNSFRKAVLSGQGLSRDPLLREKHGRGLDGDDLSAVEVPRSEGRLHDHRDDDRHRLNGEGAKARFDGEEYPADLINLSGGGAMIRTDCRPRLWDRLDLVLGDGQAIQCAVRWLRDDRVGLEFAHETTIECDVETRDSLLLDTIRRSFPGANIITQHEPVHTGSSAESIDAEDDSVINSRRGERRHPLVWLGKVFYNHECEKVRLRNISEHGALIEAPISYPVGAEVYLDLDEGGQHFATVSWNCSDKAGLAFKVPFDLKLLGKSKPTVAPSLMTRPGPGSVYADQDNPWAEGWNRQSLDELRTDLEGYLKR encoded by the coding sequence ATGAACAGTTTTCGCAAGGCAGTCCTGTCGGGACAGGGCTTGTCCCGTGACCCCCTGCTCCGTGAAAAACATGGACGGGGCCTTGATGGCGACGATCTATCGGCGGTTGAAGTTCCGCGCAGCGAAGGTCGTTTGCACGACCATCGCGACGATGATCGCCATCGGTTGAACGGCGAAGGGGCCAAGGCCCGCTTTGATGGCGAGGAATACCCCGCAGATCTGATCAACCTGTCGGGCGGCGGTGCAATGATCCGCACCGACTGCCGCCCGCGGCTTTGGGACCGGCTCGACCTTGTGCTCGGCGATGGCCAGGCGATCCAGTGCGCGGTGCGGTGGCTGCGCGACGACCGCGTCGGCCTCGAATTCGCGCACGAGACCACCATCGAGTGCGATGTCGAAACGCGCGACTCGCTTCTGCTCGACACAATCCGCCGGAGTTTTCCTGGGGCCAACATCATCACGCAACATGAGCCGGTCCATACCGGGTCTTCCGCCGAGTCCATCGATGCCGAGGACGACAGCGTCATTAACAGTCGCCGAGGCGAGCGCCGCCATCCGTTGGTCTGGCTCGGCAAGGTCTTTTACAATCATGAATGCGAGAAGGTGCGGCTGCGCAACATCTCGGAGCATGGTGCATTGATCGAAGCTCCGATCAGCTATCCGGTCGGCGCCGAAGTCTACCTCGACCTCGACGAGGGTGGACAGCATTTCGCCACCGTCAGCTGGAACTGCAGCGACAAGGCCGGCCTGGCGTTCAAAGTGCCATTCGACCTCAAGCTGCTTGGCAAGTCGAAGCCTACGGTCGCCCCGTCCCTGATGACCAGGCCGGGTCCCGGAAGCGTCTATGCCGACCAGGACAATCCTTGGGCCGAAGGCTGGAATCGCCAGTCGCTCGACGAACTGAGGACCGACCTTGAGGGCTATCTGAAGCGCTGA
- a CDS encoding META domain-containing protein — protein sequence MKTIATLPLLALALTACEPYATDPGYPEPYPQGPTGYPPQQYPPMPGYPPSQGYPPQYPAPAGQYRAIGTEPFWDLEIGARDMVFTDRGNNNYRVSQPTPVPINGVAGPIYRTQRLEVNITRGPCSDGMSDRTYPDNVQVYVDGRMFRGCGAPTAFFSQVGETGYPHQPGPGAPTLARTNWLVTAINGRPTPRSNFYVNFLPDQMSAKFGCNTIGSGYTQSGNVLTAGAPLATQMACRDMSFEDQGMRILLMPMTINGMGDRLTLSNSRGSIELMQAR from the coding sequence ATGAAAACTATCGCCACGCTGCCGCTGCTTGCCTTGGCGCTGACCGCCTGCGAGCCTTATGCCACCGATCCCGGCTATCCGGAGCCCTATCCGCAGGGGCCGACGGGCTACCCGCCACAGCAATATCCGCCGATGCCCGGTTACCCCCCCTCGCAAGGGTATCCGCCGCAATATCCGGCCCCCGCCGGTCAGTATCGCGCGATCGGGACCGAACCTTTCTGGGACCTGGAAATTGGCGCCCGGGATATGGTCTTCACCGACCGCGGGAACAACAATTATCGCGTTAGCCAGCCCACCCCCGTTCCAATCAACGGCGTTGCGGGACCCATTTACCGCACCCAGCGGCTGGAGGTGAACATCACCCGCGGGCCGTGCAGCGACGGAATGAGCGACCGGACCTATCCGGACAATGTCCAGGTCTACGTCGACGGCCGGATGTTCCGGGGTTGCGGCGCGCCAACGGCCTTTTTCAGCCAGGTCGGCGAAACGGGATATCCCCATCAGCCGGGTCCCGGCGCGCCGACGCTGGCCCGAACCAACTGGCTAGTGACGGCAATCAACGGCCGGCCAACCCCGCGCAGCAACTTCTACGTCAATTTTCTGCCCGACCAGATGAGCGCCAAGTTCGGCTGCAACACGATCGGATCGGGCTATACGCAGAGCGGCAATGTCCTCACCGCCGGCGCGCCCTTGGCCACGCAGATGGCCTGCCGCGACATGAGCTTCGAGGACCAGGGCATGCGCATCCTGCTGATGCCGATGACAATCAATGGCATGGGCGACCGGCTGACGCTCAGCAACAGCCGCGGGTCGATCGAGCTGATGCAGGCGCGCTAG
- the glnA gene encoding type I glutamate--ammonia ligase produces MANAAAKVLKDIEENEIEYVDLRFTDPKGKWQHLTMVASVIDEDMLTDGFMFDGSSIAGWKAINESDMILMPDLDAVYVDPFTSTPTLILVCNIVEPSTGELYARDPRSTATRAEAYLKATGIGDTVFVGPEAEFFMFDDVRFEDGYNSSFFKLDDVELPGNSGREYEGGNLAHRPRAKGGYFPVAPVDSAVDIRGEMVSTMIEMGLPCDKHHHEVAPAQHELGVTYGKLVETADRMQVYKYVVHMVAQAYGKTATFMPKPIAKDNGSGMHTHMSIWKGGKPLFAGNGYAGLSETALYFIGGVIKHARALNAFTNPTTNSYKRLVPGFEAPVLLAYSSRNRSASCRIPYGTGEKAKRVEFRFPDAMANPYLAYAALLMAGLDGIQNRIHPGEAMDKNLYDLPPAELVNVPTVCGSLREALVALSADRDFLTRGDVFSEDQIDAYIDLKWEEVMRWETTPSPVEFDMYYSA; encoded by the coding sequence ATGGCAAACGCAGCAGCTAAAGTCCTGAAAGATATCGAAGAAAATGAGATCGAATATGTCGATCTGCGTTTCACCGATCCGAAGGGCAAGTGGCAGCACCTGACCATGGTCGCGTCGGTCATCGACGAAGACATGCTGACCGACGGGTTCATGTTCGATGGCTCCTCGATCGCCGGCTGGAAGGCGATCAACGAGAGCGACATGATCCTGATGCCGGACCTCGATGCGGTTTATGTCGATCCCTTCACTTCGACGCCGACGCTGATCCTGGTGTGCAACATCGTCGAACCCTCGACCGGCGAACTTTATGCGCGCGACCCGCGGTCGACCGCCACCCGCGCCGAAGCCTATCTCAAGGCTACCGGAATCGGCGATACCGTCTTCGTCGGCCCAGAAGCGGAATTCTTCATGTTCGACGACGTCCGCTTCGAGGACGGCTACAACAGCAGCTTCTTCAAACTCGACGATGTCGAGCTGCCGGGCAATTCGGGCCGCGAATATGAAGGCGGCAACCTTGCCCACCGGCCCCGCGCCAAGGGCGGCTATTTCCCCGTCGCGCCCGTCGACAGTGCCGTCGACATCCGCGGCGAGATGGTTTCGACGATGATCGAGATGGGCCTGCCCTGCGACAAGCATCACCATGAGGTCGCCCCCGCCCAGCATGAGCTTGGGGTCACCTACGGCAAACTGGTCGAAACCGCCGACCGGATGCAGGTCTATAAATATGTCGTGCACATGGTTGCCCAGGCCTATGGCAAGACCGCGACCTTCATGCCCAAGCCGATCGCCAAGGATAATGGCAGCGGCATGCATACCCACATGTCGATCTGGAAGGGCGGCAAGCCGCTTTTTGCCGGCAATGGCTATGCCGGACTGTCGGAAACCGCGCTTTATTTCATCGGCGGGGTGATAAAGCATGCCCGCGCGCTCAATGCGTTCACCAACCCGACCACCAACAGCTACAAGCGGCTCGTTCCCGGTTTCGAAGCGCCGGTGCTGCTCGCCTATTCGTCGCGCAATCGTTCGGCGTCGTGCCGAATTCCCTATGGCACCGGCGAGAAGGCCAAGCGGGTCGAATTCCGCTTCCCCGATGCCATGGCCAATCCCTATCTCGCCTATGCTGCCCTGCTGATGGCCGGCCTCGACGGCATCCAGAACCGCATCCATCCGGGTGAAGCGATGGATAAGAATCTCTACGACCTGCCGCCAGCGGAACTGGTCAATGTGCCGACGGTCTGCGGCTCCCTTCGCGAAGCGCTGGTTGCTCTTTCCGCCGACCGCGACTTTTTGACCCGGGGCGACGTGTTCAGCGAAGACCAGATCGACGCCTATATCGACCTCAAGTGGGAAGAAGTGATGCGCTGGGAAACCACGCCCTCGCCGGTCGAATTCGACATGTATTACAGCGCTTGA
- a CDS encoding HPr kinase/phosphorylase: protein MNGPRLSSENLHATSVAKDGRAVLICGPSGSGKSDLALRLLDHGFTLVSDDRSIVHKSGDRLIVSAPATIRGKLEIRGIGIVQMEMVDDVPLALVVELTRELERMPDEGRERMILGLNLPLVNVDAMTASAAPKVAIALDRLGLKG, encoded by the coding sequence ATGAACGGACCGCGACTAAGTTCGGAGAATCTCCACGCAACGAGTGTTGCGAAGGATGGACGCGCGGTACTGATCTGCGGCCCGTCGGGCTCGGGCAAGTCGGATCTGGCGCTGCGCTTGCTCGACCATGGCTTCACGCTCGTAAGCGATGACCGCAGCATCGTGCACAAGTCCGGGGACCGGCTGATCGTCTCCGCGCCCGCGACGATCCGGGGCAAGCTTGAAATCCGCGGAATCGGCATCGTCCAGATGGAGATGGTCGACGATGTCCCGCTGGCACTGGTCGTCGAGCTGACCCGCGAGCTTGAACGGATGCCCGACGAGGGGCGCGAGCGGATGATTCTTGGGCTGAACTTGCCGCTGGTCAATGTCGATGCGATGACCGCGTCGGCCGCGCCGAAAGTCGCCATCGCGCTCGACCGACTGGGGCTGAAGGGCTGA
- a CDS encoding winged helix-turn-helix domain-containing protein, producing the protein MTADRICFDRFELDIPNRRLLHDGAPVDLNARYFDALALLVRAPDELVTKDRFMAEVWNGVPVTDEALTQCIKSLRRALGDEAARPRFIETVPKHGYRFIAATDPAVAPAAPPTSETPLSTALAGTLGGGLAGLAGGLVYGLAWAAQPAPQGSAGMSTLLVLVSLTVAIGILGGAGVALGIAATRAVPSLHPGWTVIGGATGGLIVGAAARLLGLDAFNLLLGSGPRDMTGASEGALLGAAVGLAVWLHARSCRAGPSSRDIAVAAIIGLAAGAIIGSAGGQLLGGSLDQVAASFPNSRLDLDRFGALFGEDGFGPVSRTATSALEAMLFVTFTFAAITLAGRAGTSRRPT; encoded by the coding sequence ATGACGGCCGACCGCATATGTTTCGACCGCTTCGAACTCGACATCCCTAATCGCCGCCTGCTGCACGACGGCGCGCCGGTCGACCTTAATGCACGCTATTTCGACGCCCTCGCGCTGCTGGTGCGCGCCCCGGACGAGCTGGTCACCAAGGACCGGTTCATGGCTGAAGTATGGAACGGAGTCCCGGTCACCGACGAGGCGCTGACCCAGTGTATCAAGTCCCTCCGGCGAGCGCTTGGTGACGAGGCCGCGCGGCCGCGTTTTATCGAGACCGTTCCCAAACATGGCTACCGTTTCATCGCCGCAACCGATCCCGCAGTTGCGCCTGCCGCGCCACCGACCAGCGAAACTCCGCTGTCTACTGCTCTTGCCGGCACCCTGGGCGGAGGGCTGGCCGGACTTGCCGGCGGACTGGTCTACGGCCTGGCCTGGGCCGCCCAACCGGCCCCCCAGGGCAGTGCCGGTATGTCCACCCTGCTGGTGCTGGTCAGCCTCACCGTTGCGATCGGCATCCTGGGCGGTGCTGGGGTCGCTCTGGGTATTGCCGCAACGCGCGCGGTCCCGTCGCTTCATCCCGGCTGGACGGTCATCGGCGGTGCGACCGGCGGCCTTATCGTCGGCGCCGCGGCGCGCCTACTCGGCCTCGACGCATTCAACCTGCTACTCGGCAGCGGGCCGCGCGACATGACAGGCGCGTCGGAGGGAGCGCTGCTCGGTGCCGCTGTCGGCTTGGCCGTATGGCTTCACGCCCGCTCCTGCCGCGCGGGGCCGTCGAGCCGCGACATCGCCGTCGCGGCGATCATCGGCCTCGCCGCTGGGGCGATCATCGGTTCGGCGGGAGGGCAATTGCTGGGCGGCAGCCTAGATCAGGTTGCGGCCAGCTTTCCCAACTCGCGGCTCGATCTCGACCGCTTTGGTGCTCTCTTCGGGGAGGACGGATTCGGACCAGTCAGCCGAACCGCGACTTCGGCCCTGGAGGCGATGCTGTTCGTCACCTTCACCTTCGCGGCGATAACGCTTGCGGGAAGAGCGGGAACCTCACGTCGACCGACGTGA
- a CDS encoding TrmH family RNA methyltransferase, producing the protein MPRQITSFSNETVKRLRGLRDKKVRKGEGLFLAEGLRILAEARDSGMLPEIIAYSAAAGVHPLAAEIIAAAEARGADVIETTPDILSKMSGKDNPQAILGAYRQPDMALAAIDRAAAPLWIVAQALRDPGNIGTILRTGDATGAGGLILIDDSADPWSVEAVRASMGAIFTQTVASARWEEFIAWLREGPGQLVGTSLNTSHDYLDPDYDQPCFLLIGNESQGLPPSYEAECDLLVKMPMLGRADSLNAAVAAAVMAFHVRASWRNRS; encoded by the coding sequence ATGCCGCGCCAGATTACTTCCTTTTCCAACGAGACCGTCAAGCGGCTGAGGGGCCTGCGCGATAAGAAGGTGCGCAAGGGTGAAGGCCTGTTCCTGGCAGAGGGATTGCGCATCCTGGCCGAAGCGCGCGACAGCGGAATGCTTCCCGAAATCATCGCCTATTCCGCCGCCGCCGGAGTGCATCCCCTCGCCGCCGAGATCATCGCCGCCGCCGAAGCACGCGGCGCGGACGTGATCGAGACGACCCCCGACATCCTCAGCAAGATGAGCGGCAAGGATAATCCGCAAGCCATCCTTGGCGCCTACCGCCAGCCGGACATGGCGCTGGCCGCGATCGACCGCGCCGCAGCCCCGCTGTGGATTGTCGCACAGGCGCTTCGCGATCCGGGCAATATCGGCACCATCCTGCGCACCGGCGACGCGACCGGTGCGGGCGGCCTTATCCTGATCGACGACAGCGCCGATCCCTGGTCGGTCGAAGCGGTGCGCGCGTCGATGGGGGCAATCTTCACCCAGACCGTGGCAAGCGCTCGATGGGAGGAATTCATTGCCTGGCTGCGCGAGGGCCCCGGCCAGCTGGTCGGGACCAGCCTCAACACCAGCCATGACTATCTCGATCCCGATTATGACCAGCCCTGCTTCCTTTTGATCGGCAATGAGAGCCAGGGCCTTCCGCCCTCGTACGAGGCGGAGTGCGACCTGCTCGTCAAAATGCCGATGCTGGGCCGTGCGGACAGCCTCAACGCCGCTGTCGCCGCCGCGGTGATGGCCTTCCATGTCCGGGCAAGCTGGCGGAACCGCAGCTGA
- a CDS encoding DNA recombination protein RmuC, whose protein sequence is MDALALGFVIIALLAGLAAGWLMASRQASPLRGEIDGLRERLGAAEREGAAAGERAARAEQLQKLLDAVTGERDEAMRVRAMLEADARNFDARMKDLQESKDALIAQFRSVGDQMLEKAQKDFLERAGQRFSEADKASQVKLQTLLQPVEATLKRYEEGLQRVEKERVDQYAGLKSVVEQVREGQGRVRDETRNLVNALRSSPKARGRWGEKTLQNVLEQAGLIEHADFATEVSVDTDEGRLRPDAIINLPGGRKLVIDAKCSLNAYLDASEEVDDARRDVHLRAHVASMKNHAQQLGSKSYWSQFDDAADYVVMFIPGEHFLTAALEHDHGLWEWAFERKVLLATPTNLVAIARTVASVWRQEKLAKEAGQIAALGRELHSRLATMAEHVASVGTNLSRANASYNKLVGSLESQVMTQAKRFEVLGAGSAKDIAAAPLIDTVPRTLNKLAPPKASANEDDAA, encoded by the coding sequence TTGGACGCGCTCGCGCTGGGATTTGTCATTATCGCGTTGCTGGCGGGGCTGGCAGCTGGCTGGCTGATGGCCTCGCGCCAGGCTTCGCCGTTGCGCGGCGAGATCGACGGTCTTCGCGAACGTCTGGGCGCGGCTGAACGGGAGGGCGCGGCAGCGGGCGAGCGGGCCGCGCGGGCTGAGCAATTGCAAAAGCTTCTCGACGCCGTAACCGGCGAACGCGATGAGGCGATGCGGGTGCGGGCGATGCTTGAGGCCGACGCCCGCAATTTTGATGCGCGGATGAAGGATCTGCAGGAATCAAAAGATGCGCTGATCGCCCAGTTCCGAAGTGTCGGCGACCAGATGCTCGAGAAGGCGCAGAAGGACTTCCTCGAACGGGCAGGCCAGCGGTTCAGCGAGGCCGACAAGGCCAGCCAGGTGAAGCTCCAGACATTGCTTCAGCCGGTCGAAGCGACGTTGAAACGCTATGAAGAGGGACTTCAGCGGGTCGAGAAAGAAAGGGTCGACCAATACGCCGGCCTCAAATCGGTGGTCGAACAGGTCCGCGAAGGACAGGGCCGTGTGCGCGATGAGACGCGCAACCTCGTCAATGCGCTTCGCTCATCACCCAAGGCGCGCGGACGGTGGGGGGAAAAGACGCTGCAGAACGTGCTCGAACAGGCCGGGCTCATCGAGCATGCCGATTTCGCGACCGAAGTCAGCGTCGATACCGACGAGGGGCGGCTTCGTCCCGATGCGATCATCAACCTGCCTGGCGGGCGCAAGCTGGTGATCGACGCGAAATGTTCGCTGAACGCCTATCTCGACGCTTCGGAAGAGGTCGATGATGCGCGGCGCGACGTCCATTTGCGCGCCCATGTCGCATCGATGAAAAACCATGCGCAGCAATTGGGGTCGAAATCCTACTGGTCGCAGTTCGACGACGCCGCCGATTATGTCGTGATGTTCATTCCCGGCGAGCATTTCCTGACCGCAGCGCTGGAACATGATCACGGGCTTTGGGAATGGGCGTTCGAGCGCAAGGTCCTGCTTGCTACCCCTACCAACCTTGTCGCTATCGCCCGGACGGTGGCCAGCGTCTGGCGCCAGGAGAAATTGGCCAAGGAAGCAGGACAAATTGCCGCGCTGGGACGGGAATTGCACAGCCGACTGGCAACCATGGCTGAGCATGTCGCCTCGGTCGGGACCAACCTGTCGCGCGCCAACGCCAGCTACAACAAGCTGGTCGGCAGTCTTGAAAGCCAGGTGATGACCCAGGCCAAGAGGTTTGAGGTGCTGGGTGCGGGGAGCGCTAAGGACATAGCGGCGGCGCCATTGATCGACACGGTGCCGCGCACCCTCAACAAGCTGGCGCCGCCCAAGGCGAGCGCCAATGAGGACGACGCCGCCTAA
- a CDS encoding PTS sugar transporter subunit IIA — protein sequence MIGLVLVTHGRLAAEFITAMEHVVGPQDAIEGICIDADDDMEERRKDIADAIQRCDQGKGVIILTDLFGGTPSNLAISLMKSEDVEVIAGVNLPMLIRLEGARKAMSVRAAVAAAREAGRKYISVASEILGEAAA from the coding sequence ATGATCGGACTAGTGCTGGTGACCCACGGCCGTCTGGCGGCCGAGTTCATCACAGCCATGGAACATGTGGTCGGACCCCAAGACGCGATCGAGGGCATATGCATCGACGCCGACGACGACATGGAAGAGCGCCGCAAGGATATTGCGGACGCGATCCAGCGCTGTGACCAGGGCAAGGGAGTCATCATTCTCACGGACCTGTTTGGCGGCACGCCATCCAACCTCGCCATCAGCCTGATGAAAAGCGAGGACGTCGAGGTCATTGCGGGAGTGAACCTGCCGATGCTGATCCGTCTCGAAGGGGCCCGCAAGGCGATGTCGGTTCGCGCCGCAGTCGCTGCGGCGCGAGAGGCGGGGCGCAAATATATTTCCGTGGCCTCCGAAATCCTTGGCGAGGCCGCTGCTTGA